TCAGCCACGAAAGTTTCCACCCACCCCGTCGGGGCCAGAAGTGAGGGATCGGGGCCTGAGGGCTGGGCCCCCCAAACCAGCCTCGAGCCCCTTCGTTTCTTGGGCCAGGGCCCCTAACTGCTCGCGGCCGTCTAGTCCACCATCCCGAGAAGAAGGTCTGGGGGGTTCCgggaagtctcccccccccccgctgaccCTCCTCTTTCCATCCCTCCTCAGCCCGCCTCGCCTGCCCAGAGCTCCCTGGCCGGCACGTGGGTCAACGAGCTGGGCTCCAAGATGGTCCTCAACCCTCCCGACGACTCCGGCCAGTTCACGGGCTCCTACCTGACGGCCGTCTCCGCCGCCCAGAAGCCCATCCAGGTGTCTCCCCTCGTGGGCGCCCAGCACGACCCGAAGGGGGCCGAGGAGGAGTACACCTTTGGCTTCCTGGTCAACTGGTCCTTTTCAGGTAGGGACCCCTCCCCGCTTTCCAGGGTGGGCTGGGGCCGCTGAGAtgtaggactgggggggggggcagctccagCAGCTCTATAGTTGATCAGGGGGTTTCCTTTATCTCACAGGCTGATAATTTAGATCCTGCCCTTGTTTGCATCACTCAGGCATCTTCTTGTTTTCATTATTACGCTGTATAAATTAAGTCCTTAATGCTGTACTTTCCATGGAAATCTTTAGATAAAGGGCtgtgtataaattgaataaatgatTATAGCAATAATAATTTCTGGAACAGAGGAAGGTGACTTTATTGCGCTGAACCTACTAGAATCCTGCATATATGCCAATGAAGGTTTGAGAAGTAGATCGGGAGTCAGAgccctggtccatctagctcagtattgtccacactgactggcagcaacaccTCTCCAGGGTTCTAGAGTCTGCCCCATCCCCACCGGGAGATCCTGCTGGGGGTTGAGTCTGGGGCCTTCTACATGCCATGCAGATGGCCTCTGCTGAGCCACAGTCCTTCATCCTGccaccaccttcagctccttggtgGAATGGTGGACTGCAAATCCAGAGGATGATGGTGCGAGAACTTTCGCTTCAGCATTTTTGTCTTGGTTGTTATTctgatttattacctgccctttgcCCTTAAGATCCCAAGGTGGGCCACAACAATTAAAgctaacatatttttaaaagtttaaaacttGTTAATGGATAGGTCATGTTTTGGATCTGATTATTCCACAGGAGCTGCAGCGAAGTCTGTGGGACTTcactggaggcaggcaggcaggcggggggggggcccAAAGGGGCGGCGGAGAGCTTGACCTCCCCAAGGCAACTCGGCCTGGCCTCCCTGTTCCCAGGCCATCACTCCCCTCCCACAGCAAAAGtttggggcagggaagagaaCCTCTGACCTGTAGCTTTGCCCCTCTCTGTCCCCCCAGACTCCATCGCTGCATTTGCGGGGCAGCGCTTTGTGGATGCCGAAGGGAAGGAGACCCTGGAGACAACCTGGCTTCTGCGGCAGAAGGTGGAATCCCATGGCGAGGACTGGGAGGCCACTCGGTAAGTGGAAAAGAGCCGATCTCGACGGGCCTTCTCTGGGGTTCTCCCGCCTGCCACCAAGCCGTAGCCATCCTGCGCCTGGGGCTCCTTTCAGGTGCCTTTCCACAACACACTCGGCTGGAGTGGCACCTGACCcagttcccccctctctctgccacccctccAGGGGATAAGAAGAACCAGCAGAGGTGCCAAAACTCCTGCCATGGGGCTTGCAGGAGGGGGGTGCTGCCCTGGTGCTTCCTTGGGGGACATCACTTTATGCCCGCAGGCAGCCAGAGGAAGCCCCCACCCACGGCCGCCATGGGAGGGCTTTGGGAAATGCCCCTGGGGCAGGTGACACCCCCAAGGACCAAGGAGGGTTCCTGGTGGCAATGCATGACATCAGCCCTATTCAGAGCAGGGCAAGCACAAGGAAGAGCCTCACCCTTACTTACTCACTCTGTTTCCTTGCAGGGTTGGCAGGAATGTCTTCACACGGGCAGCATAACAGGATCCGAGAGactcccttgctgctgctgctgctctgccatggAGCACCTGCAGGAAGGGGGCTTCCCTTTCCCTTCTGATTAGACAATTTATATCAATTCCTTCTTCCGCAAACATACATTCTGGCTCTGACCGGCCCCCGTCCTCCCTCCCCAGCAAGTGACGAAAGAGTGCCTGGGAAAATCAAGCTGCACCACAGGATAGCTGCCTTCCATGACctggctgtcccatggaagaaagatggagtga
This region of Zootoca vivipara chromosome 11, rZooViv1.1, whole genome shotgun sequence genomic DNA includes:
- the LOC118077175 gene encoding avidin isoform X2, which translates into the protein MWSKVVRAPALALLLAAGATAGFTSSRSDSPVLPVVEAAEKRFKPASPAQSSLAGTWVNELGSKMVLNPPDDSGQFTGSYLTAVSAAQKPIQVSPLVGAQHDPKGAEEEYTFGFLVNWSFSDSIAAFAGQRFVDAEGKETLETTWLLRQKVESHGEDWEATR
- the LOC118077175 gene encoding avidin isoform X1, which translates into the protein MWSKVVRAPALALLLAAGATAGFTSSRSDSPVLPVVEAAEKRFKPASPAQSSLAGTWVNELGSKMVLNPPDDSGQFTGSYLTAVSAAQKPIQVSPLVGAQHDPKGAEEEYTFGFLVNWSFSDSIAAFAGQRFVDAEGKETLETTWLLRQKVESHGEDWEATRVGRNVFTRAA
- the LOC118077175 gene encoding avidin isoform X3 encodes the protein MVLNPPDDSGQFTGSYLTAVSAAQKPIQVSPLVGAQHDPKGAEEEYTFGFLVNWSFSDSIAAFAGQRFVDAEGKETLETTWLLRQKVESHGEDWEATRVGRNVFTRAA